ACGCCCGCAGCGGCGACCGGCACGCACTACTGATGGCCGCCGTCCTGATGCGCCACCCGCTGCGCCGCATCGCCGACAGGGCCGACCCGGACGGCTACTGCTCCACCGACAGCGACGCCCGCGACAACGCCACCCTCGCGGTCTTCTTCGAGATCATCCGCACCGCCCCCGAACCACAGCTCCTCAACTCGCGCTACCTCTACAACAAGACCCTGCGCAAGACCCTCGAAGCCCGACCCGCGCCCGTATCACCAGACGTCGCCACCCGAGTCGATCCGCACTCCCAAACGCTGGATCGACCCGACTTCGGCACCGACTACGACCACACCGCCAACCTGCTCCAGCTGGCCCGCGACCGCCGCATCATCACCGCCCTCGAACACGACACCCTGCGCACGCTCTACCTCAACTCCGACGTGTTCAGCCCGTCTTCCGCCGCCCGCACCTTGGGCGCCAACGTCAGCGCCGTCGAACGCCGCGCCCAACGCGCCATCCGCAAGCTGTGCACCTACTACGACAGCGAGGTGGCCGCATGAAGCGCCACCACCGGCTCGCAGCCCTGACAACCGCCCCGCTGGTCTCCGCGACACTGCTTCTCAACACCGCCCCCGCCGCCCTGGCCGCCAACTGCCCAGCCGTCCAAGCCATCGCCGTCCCGGGCACCACCCAGACCACCCCCAACGCCGACCCCAACAAGCCCGTCGGCGTGCTCGGAGACATCCTCGAACCGCTGCGCAAGAACTCCCCAGTCCGGCTCGTCACCTACTACACGCCCTATCCGGCGACCATCGTCGGAGGCACCGACGGCGGCGGCTACCGCGCCTCCAAGAACGCCGGCATCGACGCCACCAACGCCCGCCTCAAGTCCGTCGCCGATGCCTGCCCCAGCACCGTGTTCATCCTCACCGGATACAGCCAGGGAGCCGACGTCGCAGGCGACGTCGCCGCCGCCATCGGCAACAACCGCGGAGTCATCCCCGCCAGCCGACTCCTCGGCGTCGCACTCGTCGCCGACCCCTCCCAAGCCCCCGTCGGCCAGCCCACCATCGGCCTACCCGACCAAGGACTCGGTTTCGCCGGCGTGCGCTCCGGCGGCTTCGGATCCCTGACCCAGCGCAACGGCCTGCTATCGGTCTGCGCCCCCCGCGACTACTACTGCAACCTGCCCCAGGGCGAGCTGGTGATGCGCATGATCGGCCACCTCGGATCCCAGCTCGACGCCGCCGACCCCTCCGGCTCCGCCAAGAAGCTCGCCACCCTCTTCATGACCGGGCTCGTCGCCCCCGCGGCAGCGGCCATCACCCAGATCCTGAAGCTGGTCAGCGACCCCAACCTGATCCCCAACCTGATCTCCCGCGGAATCGCCTTCGCCAAGGCGCTCGCCCAACAGCTGTTCTGGCTCGCCGGCCCCCAGGTCGCCGCCCCCGCAGCCGACCTTGTCAACGCCGTCACCAACGTCATCAGCCTGGTCACCTCACGCTCCTGGGCGGCGATCCCCGCCGCCATCACCACCATCGCCAACAGAGCCAACGCCGTAGGCACCGCACTGGCCCAGATGAAGGACCGCACCACCACCATCAACGTCAGCGGCTTCGGCCCTGTCGGCGCCGGGCTCGCGCAGCCCGGCGTCAACATTGGCAACCTGGCCACCGCCGTCCTCAACGCCATCAGCGTCGCCACCGGCGGCGTCGGCACCCAGGCCACCGGCATGTTCGGCCCCACCTTCTCGCAGTTCTCCGCCGCCAACGTCGCCGCAGCACTCAAGCGCTACGCCGAGTTCATCAAGGGCGGCTTCCATGAGAGCTACAGCAAGACCCCCCTCGACAAGGCCGGCCACACCGGCACCCAGATCGTTCAGCGCTACTTCGTCAACCAAATCAACAAGCTCGTGTGAAAGGCGGATCTCCATGCTCCTCGACACCCACCACAGCGAGCAATGCTGATGCAGAAAGGCACCCTCTACATGGACTACGGGCTCAGGCTGTTGACCGATCCCACCGGCCGGATCACCCTCACCGGCTGGGCCGAAACCGGCACCAGCGCCACCGACCCCGACGCCCCGGTCCGCACCGATCACTGGCCGACCTACGACCTCTGTGAGAGCCGCGAGCAATTGCCCGCACGTCTTCAAGAACTTGGGCTAGATCTCGCGCCCGGGGCCGATCTCAACGACCTCGACAAGGCCTGGGATGTCTACGTCCGCCACCCCGATATCGCCGCCCTCAAGACCGCGCTCGACCGCCAGAGGTCCGCCCGGTGACAGGTCGAACTCTGCCTGCGCCAGCCCGCGCCAATGGCTTCCGGCCGACCCATCGGCGGGCGTCGCGATCCATCGTCAGCGGGTGTTCTCAATGGCGGTTGACGGTGCCTGCCGCGGCTTCATTGGCGCCTGGCCAAGGGTGCGCACCACGGCGCACAGAGGCGCGCCAGCGGCGGCTCAGGGGCGGCGGGCAGTGACCTGTTCCTCCGTGGGTGCCGTCAACGAGAAGGATGGATGTGGGGCTTCGCTCAGCGCTCCCGGACCGGCCTGCGCCGCATCTCGCCGGAGCCGCGCCATGGGTGCGCCACCCACCCCGCGGCGCGTTCGATCCATTTCTGCTGAGGACAACAGTGCAGGTGGTTCCACCATGCTGCTCGGCCTCTCCGAACACCTTCGCCACGCCTGGGTCAGACCATGATCACGGGCTCCAAGCACTACGCCCGACTGTTCTGGTCACTGCTGCCGCCATGGGCCGCTCCGGTCGCCGACCCATGCGAAGACCCACACGAAACGGTGACGGTCGACGGTGTAGCCCTGGACCTGGCGATCGCTCCATTTATCGTCGATCTCTGGCGGCGCGGGATCGCCACGTACAACTCCTGCCAGGGAGACCCCGGCCTCTACCGGTTGCACGCATCCCGGCATCCGGCCGAAGGCGCACCGACCGGCAATCCCTACGCGGCCTACCTCACGGTGGACGACCTGGACGCCGCCCGAGCAGTGGCCGAGATTCTCGCCCCGCCAGCTCAGAACTTGGTGGCCTTCAGCGCGGACGGAGTTCCTGACGGGCGATGGTGGTTTGTGCACTTCCACCCGTCCCTGCTGCGGCAGTGGCTCGCCGCCCGACCGCCCCACCGTGCCCTTGGCGCCCCGCTAGACAACGACAGTTCGGTGCGGGCCGTCCGAGGGCAATAGGTGCGTGTCGGGCCGAGGCTCAGACCCGGATGTGTACACGACGTGCTACACGGGACTACCATGTGCTACATGAAAAGCTACGGTGTCCGCGAACTACGACAGAATGCGTCCATGGTTCTGCGTGAAGTCGCCGCCGGCGAAACCGTCGAGATCACCAGCAACGGCCACCCCGTCGCACAGATGATCCCGGCCGCGCACGACCCGTGGACCGCCCTGATCGCCAGTAGGGAAGTCACCCCCGCCCGCACCGGACCGGCCAGCATCCTCAGTCGGCCACCACGCCACTACAGCCCCGCCCCCGCACCGGCCGCCCAGCAGGACCTCCGGTGATCTACCTCGATGCCACCGCCATGATGAAACTCATCGCCCACGCCCCCGAATCCCAGGCCCTCACCCAGTACCTGAGCGCCCACACCGACACCGCCTGGATCACCTGCGCCCTGACCCGCGCCGAGCTGCTCCGCGCGACCGCCACCCTGCCCGCCGAAGCCACCGAGCACGCCCACCACGTCCTGGCCGGCATCGACACCGTGGGCGTCACCGATCGACTCCTCGACGCAGCCGTGGCCCTCACCCCCGCACCGGACCGCACCACCGACGCCCTGCACATCGCCTCAGCACTCAGCGCCGGCCCTCGGCTACGCACCCTGGTCACCTACGACCCCGATCTTGCGCGAGCCGCCACCGCCCACCACATCACCACCGTCCGCCCCGGAGGTTCACCGTGATACGCGCCCTCGTCACCGCGGCGCTGCTGGCCGGCACCGCCATCCACTTCGGCGTCGACCCCAATATCGCCCTCGGCTACGCCCTGGTGCTCACCGTCACCCTGTGGTTCCTGTGGCCGCCGGTGCGCGTCATCACGCGCCTGATCCGGCGCCGCCGCCGCCGCAGCCAGCCCCACCGCAGCCCGGCCCGGGTCACCCCGGCCGCACCGCAGCTGACGCAGATCAATCACCACCATCACTACTACGGCGGCCTGCCGCCGGCGGCAGCCCCGGCGCCGCGGCCCGACTACAGCCGCCCAGCGCTCCCGCTGCGCACCGAGGGCCAGAAGCGGCACGACGAGATCTACGACACCATCATCGACATTGACGAGACGCCTTGACCATGACTCCTGACGAGCCGCAGACCGACCAAGCCTGGGAGAACCGGCGCCTGATCCTGGCCTCCCTCGCCCCACGCACGGCCACCCGCCCAGCTCGCCGCGGCGCCGCCACTGACATCGACGAGAGCCTCACCGACGCCAGCGGCGACCCCGCCAAGAAGCCGTGGCTGCTCACCCGGGGCGTGCGGGCATCCGGTCGGGCCGCGGCCGCCGGCGGGCGCGCGTTCAACAAGAGGGTGCCCCGCGAGAACCGGGCCCGCGTCGCCGTCCTCACCGCCGCGGGCATCGTCGTCCTGCTGGTCGCGTTGACCGGCGTCAACTACCTGACCACCGAGGTCAACCCGGCCGCCGCACCCACCAATGCCACCGCGGCGCCGCCCCCACCGCCCAGCCAAGCACCGCTGCGGCGCGACACCATCCTGAGCGGTGTCACCGCCAAGGACGTCTGCCCACGCGACCCGCTCTACAGCGATTCCAATCGCGCGTTCGACGGCGACTTCAACACCGCCTGGGTCTGCACACGCGTCAAGAATCAGGACGGCCAGCAGCTTCAGGTCGACTTCGGCCGCCAGGTCACCCTCACTCAGATCCGCGCGATCGGTGGCTTCGACGCCACCGCTCCCGACGGCACCGACCAATGGTCCAAGCACCAGCTCGTCACCAAACTCGAGGTGTGGTTCCCCAAGGACCTGCGCCGCGATCCGGTGACCATTGACACCGGCGGCGTCCGCGACTGGCGGTTCATCACCCTGAACCCACCCGCCACCGTCAGCACGCTACTGATCCGGGTCGCCGAAACCTCCGACCCACCAACACCGGCGACCAGCGAGACCACAGCACCCAACCCGGACGAGGTGACCTCGGTGGCGATGTCGGAAATCCAGTTCATCGGCATCGACGGCATCACCGCACCGACCACGTAGCCATCCACGCGCGGTGTCCAGGTGAGCCCTTATCCTGAACCGGTGCCGCCGCGGCGGCCGGACTCCCGATCGGAACGGATCGCCCACGTCGATCCGCACCACCATCTCGGGACAAGACCCACGGGGTTTCCGCGAACCACCCACCGAAGACGTCGCACCGCAGATGTGGGCTGCACGCGGCGACCACCTTTGGACGGGATGTGATTCGCGATGACCGACAACAACGGTTTCAAGGCCAGAGCACGCAAGCACCAGAAAGCTACGGGGGACTCCTACACCCGGGCGCTCCGCCAGGTCGACCGCGACCGCGCAGCGTCACCGACGCCGGACACCACTCGCACGCTGCTTAATCTGCTCCAGGACTGCACTGCCGATCCCGCGCATCCGCCCCTGCGGGTTCCGCTCGGCCAGCAGCCCGACGGCCGCCCCGTGTGGCTCGACCTCCGCGAGGAATCCGACGGCGGCCACGGCCCGCACGGGATCATCACGGGCGTCGGAGGCGCCGGAAAATCCGTCGCCCTGGCGTCGCTTGTCTTCGCCATGTGTGCCCAGTACACGCCCGACGTCGTGCAAGTCATTCTCGCCGACGCGCAACAGCACAGCGCCTTCCATAGTTTCGCCGGCTATCCGCACGTCGCCGCGACATTCACCAATCTGGAGGACGACGCCGCCGCGGCGACTGAGTTCGTCGACAGCATTCGCGCCGCCTTCGACGTGCGCTCCCGCGCCTTGCGCGACGTCGGCATGCGCATCGACGGCGCACCCCTCGGTCACATCAGCGAGTATCACGACGCCCGCCGCGCTCTCGGTGCGGACCTGCCGGCGTTGCCGTACGTCATCGTCGTCATCGACGACGTTCCTGCCCTGCTGAGGAGCAATCCGGACCTCAAGACGCACCTCGACAAGCTCACGCGTCGAGGTCGTGCAGTCGGCGTCCACCTGGTGTGCACGGCCGGTAGTCACTCGGCGGCGTTTCGCACTCTCGTCGGCGAGAACCTCACCTGGCGCATCGCCTTCCAATCCGCCACCGAAGCCGAATCTCGATGGGCGATCGGCACCACTGACGCGGCGCACATCCCCGCCGACCGGCGTGGGTTCGGCTACTTCGTGCCCGGGCCAGGCGCGCCGCCGATCCCCTTCCAGTCCTTCCACCCGCCTCGCTCCGTCATCGCAGCAGCGGGGCGACGCCTCGCCGGCGGAGGGCAGTGACATGGTGGCGATCAACTCCGACCGGATGGTCAGCGTCACCGCCGCCAAGCCCAAATTGAATGCGCTCGTCGGCGATGCTCACGAAGGCTTCATCACCCACATCGTCACCCACGGCCAGGTGGCGGCCCACCTCGTTCCCGCGTCGACCCCCATCATCGACGACCCCATCGCGATGCAGTACATGGTGTCGGCCGTCATCGCGCGCGACACGACCCCCGAGGTGTGCGCTCGTAGATTCACCTCCGACGGCCGGTTCACCATCGACGGCAGCAGCGGTGTCGTCCGCGTTCTTGGCTGGGCGTGGCGCACCGATCCCTCCACGCTGTTCATGCCGATCCTCAGCGAGTACATCGCCGCGCTGTCCACTACCGCCGGGCGAGCACTCACCCTCGCCGACATCCAGTCCGGCATGGCCCAGGGGCTCGCTGCCGGCGTCTTGAGCCGAAGCGAAATCGTCGCCGCACTCGCCTACGCCGGCGAACACTGGCACGCCTGACACTGCACGCGCCCAACAGCGCAGATTGCGCCACCGCCCCGTCAGCGAACCGTGCGCCGTCGGGTCCCGCGCGTACCGTCGAAAGGTGCCAAACCGCAGGGCCAAGATCGCCGTGCGCGACCCCGCGTGCGCGCCGATGCTGGCCACTCTGGGCGCCCCGCGGACAGGCGCTGGCCAATGAGCAACGACGAGTCCGACCTGGCGCAGGCCTTCCGCCTGCTGGCAGCGTTGCAAGACAGCATCGTTCAGACAACGAGGATGATCGAGAAGTGCGAGCGGCAACGCCCCCCTCGGACTCCGCCAGGACCGCAAGAGCGGGCGTTGCGTCGCGAACTTTCCGAGGCGCACGGTCACGTCAACCGCATCTATGAACGATTCCCCGAGACGCGGCCATAGCTCTGATGCGGAAGTCCGACGCGAATGTGCGCAGTCCGACACCGGCCACCACCTCGATGTGCCGCTTCATGACGTGGGGTGCGCGAACGGTATCGCGCTGGCGACGATCGCCACGACCATCCCGGTTTCCGACCCGGACTCATGCATCTCACCCGGGAGCCATGTGGCTGCCTGACCTTGAGTGATCGGCACTCTGGTGCCACTCTCGCCGGCAACCCAGCCCGACCCGTCGACCACCGCGAAAAGTTGATGCATTCCGGCCCTGTGACGCCCCAGCTGCCCACCAGGACCGCACCAAGCGATATGCACCCGAAGCTCTGCACCCGCGGTCATTCGGGCGAGCTGACACATCTCGACGCCATGGCTGCCGTGCTCGTCGCCATCCAGGTCACCTCGCGGCAGCTCGACGAAATCCATGCCAGGCAGTGTCCCTCACCAAAGCTGGCTCTATCAGCGCGCGCGTACCGTCGAATCGTGCCCCCTCGCAGGCCCAGGATCGCTGTGCGCGACCCCGTGTTCGCGCCGATGCTGGCCACCCTGGGCACCCCGCGGACCGGCGCTGGCCAGGCGATTGAGTGGAAGATGGATGGGCAGCGGGCCACCGTTGTGGTCGACGACGAAGTGACCGTGTTCTCACGCAACGGGGCCGACGTGTCTCGATGTTTCCCTGAGTTGTCGGGGATCGCCGCGGCCGTCGGTGGTCGTCGCGTGGTCCTCGACGGCGAGATCGTGGCCCTCGACGGCCAGGGCCGGCCGTCGTTCACCCAGCTGCAGCGCCGCTGGCCGCAACAACGCCGGCCGGGACCGGAGCTGCTGCGCGAGGTGCCCGTCCGACTGTGTGGCTTCGACGTTTTGGCCATTGACGGCCGCACCATCACCGGCGAGCCCTACGGGCAGCGCCGCGAGCTGCTCGACGCCCTGATGGTCGTCGAGAAGTCGCGGGTGCTGACCGTGCCCCGCGCCATGGTCGGCGTCGACCCGGCCGACGCGCTGCACGCCGCCGAGACCCACGGCATGGAGGGCATTTTGGTCAAGGCGCTCGACGCGCCCTACCTGCCGGGGGAGCGCAGCGCGTTCTGGGTGAAGCAGCCGGTCCGTGCGAGCTGCGAGCTGGCGATCGCCGGTTACTGGTGTGCCGGCGGGCCTGGTGGGCGCAGCAAGGTGGGCTCGCTGCTGATGGCCGGCCACGACGCCGCCGGAGACCTGGTGGCCATCGCTCAGGTCGGCACCGGGTTCAGCGAGAACACCCGCAGCCGTCTCTACGCGCTGCTGCACTCGATTGAGCAGCCGACGTCGCCGGTGGCCAACCGTGTCGAGATCCCGGGTGTTCGGTGGGTGGCTGCCCGCCACGTCGCCGAGATCGCCTATCGGGAGTATGTGCCGGGCCGCTGGCTTCGCCACACCTCGTTCAAGGGTCTGCGTGAGTCGGCGGATCCCGCCCGGATCCGCGTGCCCGAGTACGCATGAGGTGCTACTTCTCGCGCAGCCCGGCGGCGACGGCCAGGCCGGTGGCCACCACCGACAGCAGGGTGGTGTTGCCGATGTCGGCCAGGCCGTCGGTGCTGCCGGTGCGGGCCACGACGTAGAAGCACAGCGTCAGGTACGCGACGCTGTGGACGGCCAGGATGAGGATGATGATGATGTTGGTCTTCACGCTAATTTCCGCGTGAAGTCGGCCCTTTCACAGGGTTACGAGTGCACAGACCACCAGCGATAGAGGCTTTCCATGGCGCGGCGGTCGGCCTGGACGACGTTGAGCAGCAGGTCAGAGTCGGTGGTCCACGCGATGACGGCCTTGTCGCCGTCGATGCCGCAGTAGAGCGTCCCGGCGACGATGTTCGGGGTGGCGTTGCGCCGCCACGCACCCGGGCTCTGGATGTTGCCGGGGCACACGACGGTCGTCGACCCGCTCACCACGTCACCGAAAGCCGCCTGCAGCGCCGCCTCGTCGTCGGCCAACGTGAACGTCCCCGACGCGGGCCCGTCGGCGTCGGTGTTGGCCGCGCACGTCATCACGGCCCGCGCCCCGGCCGGCGCCGCGCTCGGATCGCAGCTGCCGGAGGGGTAGCCCGCCGGCAGCAGGCCCATCAGCTCCTCTTGGGCTGCGGTGTCGACGGTCGCCGTGGGCTGCGGGGCGGCGGTGGGTGCCGGCTCCGACTCCCGCATCACCAGCATGGCGATCAGTACCCCGGCGGCCACCGTCAAGACCCCCGCCACACTCCACAGCACCACGACGGGGTTGACCTTCGGGGCCTGCGGGCGCGGCCGGCGCACCTTCTGGGCCGGCCGGAAATCGGGTAGCTCACCACTGAACCGCTGCCCGCCGGCGGGGACCTCTGCGGCCAGCCCCGCATAGCCCGGAGGTGGGGGAGGCGGCGGAAGGGTGGGGCGTGGCCGCGCCGACGGACCATCCGGCATGGCGCGGTACGGCGCCGCTGCGCCAGCTGGCGGCGCAGCCTGGTGCACCGCCGCGGCCGCTGCCGCGGCGAACTCGCGCGCCGATCCGAACCGCTGCGCCGGATCCTTGGCCAACGCCCGGGCGATCACCGCATCGAGATCCGGCGTCGCCCAGGGCAGGTGATCGGAGACCCGGGGCTGAGGCTGCGCCAAGTGCGCGCGAACGGTGCCGACCGCATCCCCGGCCTCAAAGAACGGCTGCCGTCCAGTCAGCAGACGGAACAGCGTGCACCCCAGCGAGTAGAGGTCAGCGCGCCCGTCGACCGCCAGCCCGTTGATCACTTCCGGAGCGGAGTAGGCCAGCGTCGCGGTGAACGCACCGTCGATCGCCCGGTCGGAATCTTCGATCGGGCGCGCGACGCCGAAGTCACTGAGGAACACCCGCTCCCCGTCGCCGACCTCCCCGCTGAGCAGCAGGTTGGCCGGCTTCACGTCGTGGTGCACCACGTTGCGCTGATGGGCGTAATCCAACGCCTTGGCGACCTCGCTGACGATGTGGATCGCGCGGTGCGGGGTCATCGCGCCGGCGCGCAGCGCGTCCTCGGCGTCGGTGCCGTCCACGTACTGCAGCGCGATCCAGAGTTGGCCGTCGGTTTCACCACGGGAGTAGACCGAGACGATGCCGGGGTGATCGAACTGGGCCACGATGTCGGCCTCGCGGGTGAACCGCTCGCGGAACGATCGATCGCGCGACATCTCTGGGCTGAGCACCTTGAGCGCGTCATAGCGCGGCAACGTCGGATTCTTCGCCAGATAGACCGTGCCCATGCCGCCGGTACCCAGGACGCGTTCGATGCGGTACCCCGCCACCACTGACCCCACCTCGATCATGGTGTCAAGCATGCGGCACGCGACGGCCACAGTGGGCAAACGCCCCGCCTCCCGCATGGTCACTGTTTGACCAAGGCCGCGAGCGCGCCCAGGACGACGGCGACCGCGGCCGCGTTGCCGATGTCGGCCAGGCCGGCGGTGCTGCCCGTGCGGGAGATCCCGTAGGCGCACAGCCCGAGGTAGGCGAAGCCGAAGCCGATCAGTGAGGTGGTGAGGACCATCTTCACGATGCGCGTCCCTTCCCGTGTTCGTTGGACCATCCACCTGTTGTTGGCGGTCGACCCAAGGTCTACAGGGGAGGGGTGCAGAGTCCCGGTGCGCGCGATCTCCGCCCAACCCTTCTGATGTCACGTGACGAATGACCGGGTGGTACGTCAACCCGGTACAACTGGCTGAAATTGCAGGGTGCTCGGCCCGTGGTTCTGTCCGGATCCGGTGAGAGAATCCAGATGAGACCGAGGACCGCAACATCCGGACGGACGCGCGCATGAGACTGGTTACGCCCGAGGAATGGACGGCCCACACCCAGTGGTACCGCCGCACCCTCACCGCTGAGACGGTCGGGGAGATCTTCGCTGTCGACGAGGGCGTCCTGCGTGTGCTGCCCGGGTTTCTCGCCGCGTTCCCACCGAGCCGCCACGTCGAGATGCAGTGGAGCCTGGCCGACGTCTACAACTACATCGCCGAGGTCACGCCCAGCCACGTCACCTGGATCCCGCGCCTGTTCCCGCTGCCGGCGGCCCCGACATGGCCGGCCCGCATGCTGTACGCGACAGCGGTGGAGATCGGCCCGGGCGGACAGGAGTTCGTCGTGCACGCCTGGGATCCGCCAGATGGCCGCGGCCACATCGCGGTCGGCTACCCGGTGCGCGACTGCCCCGGCGCCACCACTCCCGAGGCCGCGTACCGGCTCATGAGCCAGCTCAGCTGGGCCAGCGCTGTCGTCATCCCCACCGGCCACGACGCACCCCGCGGTTACCGCAGAGCCCAGCCTGGTGTGTGGGTCGCCGACGGACGCCGGGTCATGCTGGGCGGCGGCGTCGAAGGGGTCCACGGCGTCCAGCACGGCGTGTGGGGCGATGTCGCCAACCTGCTGCGCACCGACGTCCCCTGGTGGCCCCAGGGGCTCCGCGAACGCGACGCGATGTTGGCGTGGCGGCCCGGCGATGACCCGTTGGCGATCGCGCCGGCCACCGCCGACCGCGACCCAGCCGCGCTACTCGACGTCCTCACCCCGGACAGCTCCACCGGGCTGCGCCACACCGTCGCCAAAATGATCCACGCCATCGAGTACGAGCTGTGCAGCCAACTCGAGTCCGGCGCCACCTACGGACCGTTCCCCGGACTGACGCAGGCCGCGTTCGCCTCCCTCAACCCCGAAGCACCCCGGCCCCGCACCGCCGGCGAGACCGCACTGTTCCTGCACCAGCAGATCGCCAACCCGCTCGTCGCCGCCCGCGCCGCGGCCGTCGCCGGCGGCTACCCGATCGCCCACAAGACCCACGTCATCAAGCCCGCCCACCACGACAACACCTTGGTGCGCCTCTGGCTCGACCGGCTCCGCCCGGCCTCCACCGCGCGCCGCGACGAGATCGGATTCCAGCTCGCGCTCTCGACGCTGGCGACCGAACTCGGCCCGGAGGACCACCTGGCGCCGACCGGGTTCTTCGTCGACTCGGACTGGCCGGACTGTTGGGTCGTCGCCTCTGGCGAGACGGTCATCGCCACC
This portion of the Mycolicibacterium tusciae JS617 genome encodes:
- a CDS encoding cutinase family protein; this translates as MKRHHRLAALTTAPLVSATLLLNTAPAALAANCPAVQAIAVPGTTQTTPNADPNKPVGVLGDILEPLRKNSPVRLVTYYTPYPATIVGGTDGGGYRASKNAGIDATNARLKSVADACPSTVFILTGYSQGADVAGDVAAAIGNNRGVIPASRLLGVALVADPSQAPVGQPTIGLPDQGLGFAGVRSGGFGSLTQRNGLLSVCAPRDYYCNLPQGELVMRMIGHLGSQLDAADPSGSAKKLATLFMTGLVAPAAAAITQILKLVSDPNLIPNLISRGIAFAKALAQQLFWLAGPQVAAPAADLVNAVTNVISLVTSRSWAAIPAAITTIANRANAVGTALAQMKDRTTTINVSGFGPVGAGLAQPGVNIGNLATAVLNAISVATGGVGTQATGMFGPTFSQFSAANVAAALKRYAEFIKGGFHESYSKTPLDKAGHTGTQIVQRYFVNQINKLV
- a CDS encoding type II toxin-antitoxin system Phd/YefM family antitoxin gives rise to the protein MKSYGVRELRQNASMVLREVAAGETVEITSNGHPVAQMIPAAHDPWTALIASREVTPARTGPASILSRPPRHYSPAPAPAAQQDLR
- a CDS encoding type II toxin-antitoxin system VapC family toxin, whose protein sequence is MIYLDATAMMKLIAHAPESQALTQYLSAHTDTAWITCALTRAELLRATATLPAEATEHAHHVLAGIDTVGVTDRLLDAAVALTPAPDRTTDALHIASALSAGPRLRTLVTYDPDLARAATAHHITTVRPGGSP
- a CDS encoding discoidin domain-containing protein, whose protein sequence is MTPDEPQTDQAWENRRLILASLAPRTATRPARRGAATDIDESLTDASGDPAKKPWLLTRGVRASGRAAAAGGRAFNKRVPRENRARVAVLTAAGIVVLLVALTGVNYLTTEVNPAAAPTNATAAPPPPPSQAPLRRDTILSGVTAKDVCPRDPLYSDSNRAFDGDFNTAWVCTRVKNQDGQQLQVDFGRQVTLTQIRAIGGFDATAPDGTDQWSKHQLVTKLEVWFPKDLRRDPVTIDTGGVRDWRFITLNPPATVSTLLIRVAETSDPPTPATSETTAPNPDEVTSVAMSEIQFIGIDGITAPTT
- a CDS encoding FtsK/SpoIIIE domain-containing protein is translated as MTDNNGFKARARKHQKATGDSYTRALRQVDRDRAASPTPDTTRTLLNLLQDCTADPAHPPLRVPLGQQPDGRPVWLDLREESDGGHGPHGIITGVGGAGKSVALASLVFAMCAQYTPDVVQVILADAQQHSAFHSFAGYPHVAATFTNLEDDAAAATEFVDSIRAAFDVRSRALRDVGMRIDGAPLGHISEYHDARRALGADLPALPYVIVVIDDVPALLRSNPDLKTHLDKLTRRGRAVGVHLVCTAGSHSAAFRTLVGENLTWRIAFQSATEAESRWAIGTTDAAHIPADRRGFGYFVPGPGAPPIPFQSFHPPRSVIAAAGRRLAGGGQ
- a CDS encoding AraC family ligand binding domain-containing protein; amino-acid sequence: MDFVELPRGDLDGDEHGSHGVEMCQLARMTAGAELRVHIAWCGPGGQLGRHRAGMHQLFAVVDGSGWVAGESGTRVPITQGQAATWLPGEMHESGSETGMVVAIVASAIPFAHPTS
- a CDS encoding RNA ligase family protein, with protein sequence MPPRRPRIAVRDPVFAPMLATLGTPRTGAGQAIEWKMDGQRATVVVDDEVTVFSRNGADVSRCFPELSGIAAAVGGRRVVLDGEIVALDGQGRPSFTQLQRRWPQQRRPGPELLREVPVRLCGFDVLAIDGRTITGEPYGQRRELLDALMVVEKSRVLTVPRAMVGVDPADALHAAETHGMEGILVKALDAPYLPGERSAFWVKQPVRASCELAIAGYWCAGGPGGRSKVGSLLMAGHDAAGDLVAIAQVGTGFSENTRSRLYALLHSIEQPTSPVANRVEIPGVRWVAARHVAEIAYREYVPGRWLRHTSFKGLRESADPARIRVPEYA
- a CDS encoding serine/threonine-protein kinase, with translation MIEVGSVVAGYRIERVLGTGGMGTVYLAKNPTLPRYDALKVLSPEMSRDRSFRERFTREADIVAQFDHPGIVSVYSRGETDGQLWIALQYVDGTDAEDALRAGAMTPHRAIHIVSEVAKALDYAHQRNVVHHDVKPANLLLSGEVGDGERVFLSDFGVARPIEDSDRAIDGAFTATLAYSAPEVINGLAVDGRADLYSLGCTLFRLLTGRQPFFEAGDAVGTVRAHLAQPQPRVSDHLPWATPDLDAVIARALAKDPAQRFGSAREFAAAAAAAVHQAAPPAGAAAPYRAMPDGPSARPRPTLPPPPPPPGYAGLAAEVPAGGQRFSGELPDFRPAQKVRRPRPQAPKVNPVVVLWSVAGVLTVAAGVLIAMLVMRESEPAPTAAPQPTATVDTAAQEELMGLLPAGYPSGSCDPSAAPAGARAVMTCAANTDADGPASGTFTLADDEAALQAAFGDVVSGSTTVVCPGNIQSPGAWRRNATPNIVAGTLYCGIDGDKAVIAWTTDSDLLLNVVQADRRAMESLYRWWSVHS